DNA sequence from the Saccopteryx leptura isolate mSacLep1 chromosome 4, mSacLep1_pri_phased_curated, whole genome shotgun sequence genome:
CCACATGACGTCCAACAGCGGCCCTGCCTTTGGTGTCACCATAGTCGTGGATGGAGTGAGGACAACAGAGTGGCAAGGACATCACAAGAAAAATTGGAGCAAAGAGCTCGGGGGAAAAAAATTGAAGTGGAATCATGAGGGAAGAGTTATAAATTTGCAAACATTCCTGGAAAACCAAAGACATGTGGAGGCCAAACAGGACTTTCATAATCCACTGTGGCCTTGGGTGACTCCTTGAGTTCTTCTCTCTTGCGATTTTGAGTGACCACAGAACCTTCCAGAAGACTCCTACTAATAAGAACACTCGTTATGCTCTTTAGAGACATGATCCTATTTATCACAAGCAATGAAAGTGGGTATTTTAATTCCTGTTTTACAGAGGATAAAACAGAGCCTTAAGGAAAATAGCCAGTTTTCCCAAGGTCAGATAAATGCAGAGCATAGATTTGAACTCAGGTCCACCTCACTCTAAAGCACATTCTACTAACTGTAAAACtacctttatgtttttttttattgtaataaaatggagaaaaagttgttttttataaGTACAGAATACATCCTCCTTCCTTCTAGCTCCAGCCAAGGAAATCCATTTTCTTCGGAGAAATATACACTAAATAAGCCGTGGACAGGGAGGTGACAACCCCAGAGGGTACTATTGGAGGTGTTCTCTAAACTGCTTCCTAAGGGTTGGGCTATGCTAAGTGGAGGGCATAAGGCTGGGGTCTGAACTGAATCATTCAGTGTCATTAAGAGATTTGAGAGATTGAATCATTCAGTGTCATTAACAGataagaggaagggaaaaaaaatgaggtagttgGTAGCCAGATGAGTAGTTGGGAGGAACAACAGGGAGGTCTAGTGAGTATTTTACTAAATTTGTCACATTGGATAAATTCACTTCTCCGTGTCCCCAAAACTTCAGCTTTGTCATGTGAGATCAGTGTTGAAGGAATGCCGTGATATGTTGAGTTTGCCTCAAAGGGGGCTAAAAACAAGCCCAAACTGCTGTTGGGAGGGCCACCTCCACTTAGCGTCCCACATGTATCGAGCTCCTGGGTGCAGCACCCGGCCTGAGGGCCCAGGAATACTGCCCTGCAGAGGCAGCTGGCTTAGGTCTGGAAGGGAGGACTGGGTGAATGAGGACTATGTTTAGGCGCCAACTCTGTGTCATGGCATACTGAGCTGCTGCGAACAGCAGATTCCTGCAGAGCTGAGTAGACTGGCCCTCTCCCCAGAGGCAGTTTCTGGCTCTAACGTTCTGTGGAGCAAAGAACCAATTAATTAAAGCACTATCACAAAAATTTGAGAACCTATTATGTGAGAGCCACGGGCTTCACAGGGCAATATGTCCCCTGTCTGAGTCAGAGAATAACATACAATAAATTCAAGTGTggcaagagaataaagaaaaacagaaagacaggaaataaaTATGTTTTGGGGGAATGGAAAACGTTACTTTGTAGGAGGGCTAGAGAAAAAGCCTTTCTGAGGGGCGGTATTTAAGCTAAGAGCTGACACCCGTACAATGAGACAGAGCTAACTGATCCTGTAAAAAGCAGAGCAAGTGTTACTGGCAGAAGAGACAGCACGTGCAAATGCTCTGAGAAAGGAAGACCCGCTTGTATTTGAAGAACGGAAAGAAACCAGTGTGGCTAGTGTAGTGAGCAAGCGAGAAAACCGCACTTAAATCTTAAATCATGCAGTAGGGTGAGGGTCCCTGATGAATATTCATGAAGAAGATGAGGCAAGCACAGAAGATTTGACTGCCTAGGACGCTAGTGCTAGGAAAGGCGAAGGCCCGCTGGGGGCGCTCAAGAGCAGTTTCAAGTCCTGCACCACCCATTCGCGTCCCCATTCGCGTCCCCACCGCATCCCACCCGCCGTCAGCCGGAGGCGGACGCGACTCCTCCGCGGTTCGCTCTGCGTTCTTTGTCCCGGGATCCGGAGACCCAGCCTTAGCCTAGGGCCCCACGCCGATGCCTAAGTAGAGAACGCCTCTTTCTTGCCTCTTTCTCACCTCTGGGCTCCCACCCACGGGGCAGGCTGGTCGTCAGCCCCATAACCCCGGCACCCGTGGTGGAAGTGAGACAGTGGGTAGCGTCCCAGGTGTCCGCGGACCGCTCGGTTTTGGAGGCCACGTGCTTGGCCCGTCACAGTCTCGACTTTCCTCAGACAAAGCTGGGGGGGAGGGTCCTCCCGACCCTGGGCCCCTTCCCCCAAacctcccactccccccccccacacacacacaccctggatcTGAGGCCGATCCTGGAGCCATCCCTGCGGAGAGCAGAGAACAGGGTGTCCTGAAAGACGCGCCCTGGAGCCCCAGTTTATAGTGCAGCCCCAGCCACCTGCCAACCAGAGCAGGCCAACCGAACCCCCGTTTCCTTTTCATTCACTACCAGGTCTGTGGGACCCACAGCcatggggaaggggagaagacAGCCCAAGAAACGCGCTGCCAGGCGCGCACCCTCAAGCCACCCGGCTCGGCGCCCGCTCTCGCCAGTGGACGCGGGGACACACGTCCCTGGGACCTCGAACCCTCGGAATCCCAGCGCGCCCCCGCAGGGAGAACCTCGGTGATGTGGGCACCTTAAGAAGCAGATGCTCCTGACGACCGAGACCCAGATCTCCACGGGTGGAGGGGCATCAATTACTGTGTATTGGAAAACCTGCTCCTCGCGTCCTCCTTTCCAGCTCACAGACACCGCACATTTAAAGAAGGCTGTGCCATCCGCGTCCACTTCGGCGGGCCGCCAGCAACGACAGGGAGGAAACTTACTGCCACCCGCAAAAGCGGAAACGCTTTGTTTGGGCAGAAGCCTCCTGGAGCCCTGGCCGTGGTGGAACCTGGCGTGTCTGCAGACACGCTGGCCCGCGCCTACTCTAGTGGAGCGGGTATCTGTTCCGCATAGACGCAGTCCCGCAGCTCTTCCCTCTCCGCAAGGCACACGCCACACAGCTGGCTCCGGGCGAGCCCGGACCCTGGAGCTCCTCTGGGCCTGCTCTGGGTGTGTATTACCCCTTTAGGGTTAAGTTCAAGAAAGCTTGGGGCCCACAGTCGCagaactccagggaaaagcaacctggtctctccaggcagaggagaacagaagctttatatccacacatgctgcagatggcttttccagtctacctgaatcattaccagctagaagcagcggtcattggaatttggacgtgagctgcaaagtatagaattgtgacaacaattccagtgccatgtggacttttcctggatgtggacttttcctggactcctgctccttgtgacagctcctaacagactgaactggggttgggatgcatttatcagggatttggcatggtgttggggccaacttggacttggtgaacatgttaaggacactactcttttatggattcttgctgtattggccaagagtttgcttaaaggctttaatcactgtaaaaaaaaaatagaagacaggataaagaagatgtggcacatatacaccatggtatacttattcagccataagaaacgatgacatcggatcacttaaaACCAAATGGTGagagcttgataacattatacggagtgaaataagtaaatcagaaaaaaacaagaactgcaggattccacacattgatgggacataaaaacgagactaagagacacggacaagagtgtggtggttggggggggagggaaggagggagagagggagggggaggggcggggcacaaagaaaactagatagaaggtgatggaggacaatctgactttgggtgatgggtatctaacagaattgaatgacaagataacctggacatgttttctttgaatatatgtaccctgatttattgatgtcaccccattaaaattaataaaaatttatttattaaaaaaaagaaagcttgggGGATGGGAGCAGTCTAGATGGAGTAAGACAGTCAGGACTCAGGCACAAGCACCTCGACCCTTGCACCCTTTACCTTGGGTGTGACCTTAGCTGGGCAGATTACTGATGCTCCCAAGACAGCAAAGTGAGGATGGTAACATTAATAACCTACCTCGTTGAACTgtaatgaggattaaatgagatgatggatGCAAAGCTCTAGTCTGGATACATACTCAACAACCATTAGCTTCAGTAGTACAGTCTGGATTCCTTCGTTGAGTGAGATGCATTTACTGAACATTAACTGAGCCTAAGGCCTCATGTCTTCAGTGTCCTAGGCTGGTTTGCAAAGGAAGACAGGCACTCAATATACTTTACCTTACTGAAAAGAGTTGGAAATAATGACCAATTTAGTAACaatgagcatcttaacaatccaCATTGTggtgtataaatatttgtatctGCTGAAAGTGATTAGAGCACCTTTGAGAAACGACTGATTGTAGGCCTGGGGcagaaaatgttcaaaaatttTTGGAACTTTTTGTCATGCCAGAAAGTAAAGCTATCAGGGAGTGCTAGGGTGGTGTCAAAAGATCTCACATACTAATTTAAATAGGCTCGAAGGTCAGACATTTTAAATAGCATACGAATAATGTTTGCaggagaataaaatgaaattgttttaaattcatGAATTCATAGATTTTCCTATAAAGACTTTTAAAACTGGTAAACTAAGGGAAAGAATCAAGCATTATTTATGCTTTTTCTATATAAATCTACCTCACATTAAACAAATCATAGTGAGGGgaaatttctatttataaaagtaTTCCAGCTAAGAGTGAATAAATGATATTAGAATTAGACTATCTGCCAGTCTGCCATTAACTCGCAAAGGAATTAATGGAGCTCAGCAGTAATCATCAGTGGTTACTGACATCACAGTAAAAAACTAGCATCCCAtgctttctgttgttttttttttctgaagttggaaacggcgagacagtcagacagactcccgcatgcgcccgaccggaatccacccggcacgcccaccagggggcgatgctctgcccatccgcggcgtagctctgttgcaatcagagccactctagcacctggggcagaggccaaggagccatccccagcgcccgggccatctttgctccagtggagcctcggctgcgggaggggaagagagagacagagaggaaggagagggggaggggtggagaagcagatgggcgcctctcctgtgtgccctggccgggaatcaaacccgggactcctgcacgccaagccgacactctggcactgagctaaccggccagggccatcccaTGCTTTCTGAAGACACACATCACCATCTGCGATATGATCTtaccaagacaaaaaaataagttgaacctGAATCTGATCAAGCCTgtaatttagatttttattttcaaaaaatacagGGAGACAGAGGAGCATACTAAATGATACCATGGAGAAATGAGCAAAATTTATCTGTGAGAAGCCTTGCAGAACGACAACCAAAACATCAGCTCTTcggtttaaaaaaatttgcaaggaaaaaaaaaaaaaaagagggaagaggaaactACAGATTAAAAGAgacataagcctgacctgtggtggcgcagtggataaagcgtcgacctggaaatgctgaggtcgccagttcgaaaccctgggcttgcctggtcaaggcacatatgggagttgatgcttccagctcctccccccttctctctccctgtctctctctctctccctctctctctcttctctaaaatgaataaataaataaaaaattaaaagagacataaaagacaaaataattgtTCCAGTTATCTAAAAATGTGTAACAAATCACTGTTAAATTTAGTgtcttaaaacaataacaacattAAATTTGCTCATGAATCTGTACTTTGGGTAGGGCTCTCCAGAAAAATTCATTTTAGCTGGGATGACATGAAGGTTTGAGACTAGAATCATCACATCTATATAATGTTGTGAGTTCTTATTACATTCAGCCTTGAAATGTTACTTAACAGTTCATATGACTGAGGTCTCCCAACTAAGCTTCTAGAGAAAAAGGACTGGATTGTACGTGTGTTTTTTACATTCCCTTTGATGCCCAaatgctatggtctgaatgtttgtgttccccccAAAGTCATACATTAAAACCTAATCACTAATGTGATGGTATCTGAGAGTGACTTAGGTCATGAAGGTAGAGCCCTCGTGAATGGAATTGGTACTCTTATAACAGAAGCCCCAGAAAGATCCCTCAgcccttctgccatgtgaggttACAACTAGAAGATGCTGCCCTGccccaggcggtggtacagtggatcgagtgtcagactggaacacagaggacccaggtttgaaacctcaaggtcgctggcttgagcgtgggcttatctgccttgacaggctcaccagcttgagcgaggggtcgctggcttgagcgtaggatcatagacatgaccctgtggttgctggcttgagcctaaaggtcactagcttgaagcccaaggtcactgccttgagcccaaggtcgctggcttgagcaagggggtcactggctctgctgtagccccctggtcaaggcacacatgaaaaagcaatcaatgaacaactaaggagccacaacaaagaattgatgcttctcttctctctccctttctgtctctctgtccctatctgtccttctctctgtgtctcaatcacaaaaaaaagaaaaaagaaaaaaaagatgctattTATGAACCAGGTGGTAGGCTTTCACTAGACACTGAATCTGTTGGCACCtttatcttggacttcccagccttcagaagtataagaaataaatttccgTTGTTTATAAGGTACCCAGTCTagagtattttgttatagcagcctgaatgaaATAAGACATCAGATCAGGGCCTtaacatagtaggtgttcaataaatgtgggATGGCATATGAAGGTAGACATTACCTTTTTCTCTGGggcttcccccccacacactttgCTGACACTGGACCAGTGCCTTATAAGTAGATGGAGAGAAAGACAGTGCTTTGTGAAGAGTTGAATTGTAGCAGTGAATAATAATGAGCACAGGATTTTTGAAAAGACTAAAGCTTTTATTCTAACTCatagtcattttctttctgaaaacacTTCTCTGAACCCTTTGTGAGGAGGACAGCCTCATTGATGCTCTCAGCGATATAATCTATGTTGCAGGCATTGATACAGGTGAAGTTGATCCGACCATTCTTGGGGATGTAGATATGTTTCTCCTTGACCAGGTATTCCACCTGTTGGACTGGTGATAATCACAGGGTCTCAGATCCTAGGGTAGCCACCACTAAATTCCCTTTAGCCCAGGGTAGATTACGGGGGACAGGGAGTGTCAGCATTTATGGAGGGGGGTTGGGAGGTCTTCAAAGCACTCCActttcctcaggaaaaaaaatcaacatctgATGCTAAGCTAGGATTTGGTCACCTGGTCAATTTTCAGCTACAAGTCCAAGTTCAGAATAGAGAGAACAATCCACTCTTAGACACTTACAGTCGAGTCCAAGATAGCTATGGGTCCCATTCTGCTGGGTGATGTGATCCCAGGAGCCAGGCGTTCTCAGGAGCCGGAGCTTCTCCTTAAACTTTTCCTTGATCAGCATAACGTTCTCTACAACCTCTTTCAGACTCTCCTTCCTTTCAAAAGAAGGACAGCAGGGATTAGAATGCGAAGTGCCCCCCTGCTCTCAACATCATTTACCGTTCCACCCTTCTTCCCTTCAAAGCTCCCAACCAGAGAATGAGAGGGCACACTAGTGGAGCCAGGGTTCTGAGACGGTTATGAATGGGAGGAAAGTTTCAGCCTGTACTAATTTAAGCAAGCCAAGCAGACTCTTAGGCAGATTTTGCCAGAGTAGCAAGCCCTTGAGGCTTCCTAATCTCCTGCAGTCTGGAAGAGTTCAAATAATTCATCAGCCTGTGTACCAAAAACAATGTCCTATTACCCACTCCCCCAATGGTAGGGCAAGCATTGGCATAGCCACTGCCATGGAAACACAGTGGGCCATCAGTAAAGGTTGATAAATGAATGGAGTAAAGAAGCAACAGGGGCAGGAAGAGAAGCACCCAGCTGAATCCTGTGAATCAGGAAGTCGGGAGGTGTCCAGAGGCTCTGCccatccctccctgcccccacccttcaCCCTTACCATGCTTCCTGCAAAGCGGGGTTACAGAGGATGGAGGTGACAATGCGAGCGCCCATGGTAGGAGGGTTTAGCCACAAGGCTAAGGTGAAGTTCATCAGCTGGGAGAGGACGCACAGCAGGAGCTGGTTGTTGAGCGCCACCACCACTAGGATCCCCGCTCCTTCATCTGCATCATTGGGACAGACAACCTCATTCTCAGTCTCCTCCACCACTACCAAGGCCTTCCCCTATAACTGCCTCCAGCCTGGCAGAAGAGAGGGGTAACCTACAGGGCCCTCTTCCCGGCCAGCCAGGCTGCTGTCCAGGCCCCAGGAAGTTGCCAGAGGTTCTTCCAGAAAGAGTAGCTGtaagtaagagtctcaaagataGAAgggactagcctgaccaggcggtggcacagtggatagagcatcagactgggatgtggaagacccaggttcgagaccccaaggttgccagcttgagcgagagctcatctggtttgagcaaaagctcaccagcttgagcccaaggtcgctggctcgagcaaggggttactcggtctgctgaaggcccacggtcaaggcacatatgagaaaacaatcaatgaacaactaaggtgttgcaaaactcaaggaaaaactaatgattgatgcttctcatctctcttcattcctgtctgtctgtccctgtctatccctctctctgactctctctgtctctgtaaaaaaaaaaaaaaaaatttttttaaattgttaattagagagaaataataataaaaaaaagatagaagggaCTAGAAAGGTAACTAGTTCTTAACACCTCATCTTCTAGATGAGGAAATGAGGCCTAAGGGGGGAAATGATGTAACTGGAGCTAGTGTTAGTAACTGACGCTGAGGTGACCGGAGAGAACCCAAGGCCTAGCTCTTTTCTTGTGCTCCATGCTGCTCTCCTTGGAGGCCTTGGCTCCCCCTGCAGGGCAGGAGGTGGCAAACACAGCCTTGGTGCTGTGGGAGTGGCAGCACCTTCGCAGCaggccctcccttctccttctgcccATACCGTACCATAAATGCCAAAATTCTTGGACAGAGACTGACTGCAGAAGAACTCAAAACCTTCAAacacaaagtattgtaagaatcTAGTGTCTTCTTCCAGGTCACCGGTGGATAAACCTTGATTGGGAATGTCAAAAAATGGGAATATCTGCTTCCTCTGTAGGAGAAAGGAGAATGAGAAAAGGATCAGACTAATGAAGGCCATAGTGGATGGTGAGAGGGGAGGAAGTCAGGTGAGACGCTGGGCTCACCTTCATGGTGGCCATCAGCTTTTTCCACTGCTGATGTGTCAAGTTGCAGTTGCCAAGGCCCCCGATC
Encoded proteins:
- the GOT1L1 gene encoding putative aspartate aminotransferase, cytoplasmic 2, with the translated sequence MSTLSVFLDVPYAQKLESSLLKTYKQDDHTERMFLAYRACMTNEGQPWVAPAVQKVRLQIAQDPSLDYEYMPVTGMKSFIQACLELLFGKHSPVIVENRAGGVHTVGESGAFQLGARFLKTWHQDSQIVYIISSKKEQYGPIFQDMGFTVHEYSFWDPKQLCMDPNVLLDVVEQAPDGCVFVIGGLGNCNLTHQQWKKLMATMKRKQIFPFFDIPNQGLSTGDLEEDTRFLQYFVFEGFEFFCSQSLSKNFGIYDEGAGILVVVALNNQLLLCVLSQLMNFTLALWLNPPTMGARIVTSILCNPALQEAWKESLKEVVENVMLIKEKFKEKLRLLRTPGSWDHITQQNGTHSYLGLDFQQVEYLVKEKHIYIPKNGRINFTCINACNIDYIAESINEAVLLTKGSEKCFQKENDYELE